One part of the Streptomyces ferrugineus genome encodes these proteins:
- a CDS encoding helix-turn-helix domain-containing protein — protein MAETLKKGSRVTGAARDKLAADLKKKYDSGASIRALAEETGRSYGFVHRMLSESGVTLRGRGGATRGKKAASS, from the coding sequence GTGGCCGAGACTCTGAAGAAGGGCAGCCGGGTAACCGGCGCCGCGCGCGACAAGCTCGCGGCAGACCTGAAGAAGAAGTACGACTCCGGTGCGAGCATTCGGGCACTGGCCGAGGAAACCGGCCGCTCGTATGGCTTCGTACACCGGATGCTCAGCGAATCGGGCGTCACGCTTCGTGGGCGTGGCGGGGCGACGCGGGGCAAGAAGGCCGCATCGTCCTGA
- a CDS encoding enoyl-CoA hydratase/isomerase family protein codes for MASPDQDLAPLLDKNGVRLTVDGAIATVTLDNPAKRNAQSPAMWRTLAEAGRALPGHVRVAVLRGEGKSFSAGLDRQMFTPEGIEGEPSFIDLARSSDGELDAAIAEFQEGFTWWRRNDIVSIAAVQGHAIGAGFQLALACDVRVVADDVQFAMRETSLGLVPDLTGTHPLVGLVGYGRALEICVTGRFVAAEEAVSSGLANLAVPADQLDDAVRDLAGAIVAAPRDAVIETKALIRGAVDRTYDEQRGAERAAQARRLRDLAGLGE; via the coding sequence ATGGCTTCGCCCGACCAGGACCTTGCTCCCCTGCTCGACAAGAACGGCGTACGGCTCACCGTCGACGGCGCGATCGCCACGGTGACCCTGGACAACCCGGCCAAGCGCAATGCGCAGAGCCCCGCCATGTGGCGGACGCTCGCCGAGGCCGGGCGGGCCCTGCCCGGCCATGTGCGGGTCGCTGTGCTGCGCGGTGAGGGCAAGTCCTTCTCCGCCGGACTCGACCGGCAGATGTTCACGCCCGAGGGGATCGAGGGCGAGCCCTCGTTCATCGACCTCGCGCGCAGCAGCGACGGCGAACTCGACGCTGCCATCGCCGAGTTCCAGGAGGGCTTCACCTGGTGGCGGCGCAACGACATCGTGTCGATCGCCGCCGTGCAGGGCCATGCCATCGGGGCGGGCTTCCAGCTCGCGCTCGCCTGTGACGTGCGCGTCGTCGCCGACGACGTGCAGTTCGCCATGCGCGAGACCAGCCTCGGGCTGGTGCCGGACCTGACGGGCACGCATCCGCTCGTCGGCCTGGTCGGATACGGCCGTGCGCTGGAGATCTGTGTGACGGGGCGCTTCGTCGCGGCCGAGGAGGCCGTGAGCAGCGGACTCGCCAACCTCGCGGTGCCCGCCGACCAGCTCGACGACGCCGTACGGGATCTGGCGGGGGCGATCGTGGCCGCGCCGCGCGACGCGGTCATCGAGACCAAGGCGCTGATTCGTGGTGCCGTGGATCGCACCTACGACGAGCAGCGCGGCGCCGAGCGGGCCGCGCAGGCGCGTCGGCTGCGGGATCTGGCCGGCCTCGGCGAATAG
- a CDS encoding nucleopolyhedrovirus P10 family protein: protein MTTVDGWARAVRDQVGLGRLLPLGGARDGAWISERAAEAALRRAAGDMRGVRLGALRIALTDPEEAHEAAVPPPPSALPPGPLRVSADFAARATEPLPATADRLRALLADAAADRLGLTVTEVDLRVTALLDGDEEGDAGPAPVRRPEPARAAEPGDPDEERVAAAALAVPGVVGLTGVLGGLGHAVHIEQRRSATALAHRHMRVEIAVSADRRALDVAREVRRKVREAVADRPTVAVLVTAVG from the coding sequence ATGACGACAGTCGACGGATGGGCGCGGGCGGTTCGGGATCAGGTGGGCCTTGGTCGGCTGCTGCCGCTGGGCGGTGCGCGGGACGGCGCCTGGATCTCCGAGAGGGCGGCCGAGGCGGCGCTGCGGCGCGCGGCCGGGGACATGCGCGGGGTACGGCTGGGGGCGCTGCGGATCGCGCTCACCGACCCGGAGGAGGCGCACGAGGCGGCCGTACCGCCCCCGCCGAGCGCCCTGCCACCGGGGCCGCTGCGGGTGTCGGCCGACTTCGCGGCGAGGGCGACCGAGCCGTTGCCCGCGACGGCGGACCGGCTGCGCGCCCTGCTGGCCGACGCGGCGGCGGACCGCCTCGGCCTGACGGTGACCGAGGTGGACCTACGGGTGACGGCCCTGCTCGACGGGGACGAGGAGGGGGACGCCGGACCCGCTCCGGTACGGCGGCCCGAGCCGGCCCGGGCCGCGGAGCCCGGTGACCCGGACGAGGAGCGCGTCGCGGCCGCCGCCCTGGCGGTGCCGGGGGTCGTTGGACTGACCGGCGTCCTGGGCGGGTTGGGGCATGCGGTGCACATCGAGCAGCGGCGGTCCGCGACCGCCCTGGCGCACCGGCACATGCGCGTGGAGATCGCGGTGAGCGCGGACCGCCGGGCCCTGGACGTGGCCCGGGAGGTCCGCCGGAAGGTGCGCGAGGCGGTGGCGGATCGTCCGACGGTGGCGGTGCTGGTGACGGCCGTCGGCTGA
- a CDS encoding Asp23/Gls24 family envelope stress response protein — translation MTDMEQDRTQNPEETAPPVAPTPRKAAKRGGGDPASRGRTTIADGVVEKIAGMAARDVVGVHAMGSGISRTFGAVRERVPGTAKSVTRGVKAEVGEVQTALDLEIVVDYGVSIADVARAVRENVIAGVERMTGLEVVEVNIAVSDVKLPEEEEEESEQPRIQ, via the coding sequence ATGACCGACATGGAGCAGGACCGGACGCAGAACCCTGAGGAGACGGCGCCCCCCGTGGCGCCCACGCCGCGCAAGGCCGCCAAGCGGGGCGGCGGGGACCCGGCGAGCCGCGGCCGCACCACCATCGCCGACGGCGTCGTCGAGAAGATCGCCGGAATGGCGGCGCGCGACGTGGTCGGTGTGCACGCGATGGGCAGCGGGATCAGCCGCACCTTCGGTGCCGTACGGGAACGGGTGCCCGGCACGGCGAAATCCGTGACGCGCGGCGTCAAGGCCGAGGTCGGCGAGGTGCAGACCGCGCTCGACCTGGAGATCGTCGTCGACTACGGCGTGTCCATCGCCGACGTGGCCCGGGCCGTGCGGGAGAACGTGATCGCCGGCGTCGAGCGGATGACCGGCCTGGAAGTCGTCGAGGTCAACATCGCGGTGAGTGATGTGAAGCTTCCCGAGGAAGAGGAAGAGGAGTCGGAGCAGCCCCGGATCCAGTGA